The Ananas comosus cultivar F153 linkage group 7, ASM154086v1, whole genome shotgun sequence genome has a window encoding:
- the LOC109712783 gene encoding uncharacterized protein LOC109712783, with product MSPAVFPLRTGLRRAAPYRAARPCARHAAPPELSPLLAIRRRVHRPDEAAPRQLPSRVPRRLGPASAGGGSRPRARPLPTPRSARSRCASARASSERPRLRPSARGAADAAAPSGQRSASPRAQQAA from the coding sequence ATGAGCCCCGCTGTTTTTCCACTCCGCACAGGCCTGCGCCGCGCCGCGCCGTACCGTGCTGCGCGCCCGTGCGCCCGCCACGCGGCCCCGCCGGAGCTCTCGCCGCTCCTCGCGATTCGGCGTCGCGTCCACAGACCGGACGAAGCCGCCCCGCGTCAGCTCCCGTCCCGCGTCCCGCGTCGGCTCGGTCCCGCCAGCGCCGGGGGGGGGAGCCGCCCCCGCGCCAGGCCGCTGCCGACGCCGCGCTCGGCCCGGTCCCGCTGCGCGTCCGCCCGCGCCAGCTCCGAGCGCCCGCGGCTCCGCCCCAGCGCCCGCGGCGCCGCGGACGCCGCGGCGCCCTCCGGCCAGCGCTCGGCAAGCCCCCGCGCACAGCAGGCCGCCTAA
- the LOC109713079 gene encoding uncharacterized protein LOC109713079 isoform X2, whose amino-acid sequence MAKPLLPLTSLLLLLLPFLSNPSAAVVAGTANDVLPKFGLPPGLLPNTVASYSLSADGDFVVELEAPCYVQFSDLVYYEKTIKGKLSYGAISDLSGIQAKKLFVWLSVTGIVAHPDSRSIEFQVGFISESLSVDQFETVPVCRAKAGDLSELGLPFAEV is encoded by the coding sequence ATGGCGAAACCCCTCCTTCCCCtcacctccctcctcctcctcctcctcccgttCCTCTCCAATCCCTCCGCCGCCGTGGTCGCCGGCACCGCGAACGACGTGCTCCCCAAGTTCGGGCTCCCCCCCGGCCTCCTCCCCAACACCGTCGCGAGCTACTCCCTCTCCGCCGACGGCGACTTCGTCGTGGAGCTCGAGGCCCCCTGCTACGTCCAGTTCTCCGACCTCGTCTACTACGAGAAAACGATCAAGGGGAAGCTCTCGTACGGCGCCATCTCCGACCTCTCCGGGATCCAGGCGAAGAAGCTCTTCGTTTGGCTCTCCGTCACCGGGATCGTCGCCCACCCCGATTCCCGGAGCATCGAGTTCCAGGTGGGGTTCATTTCCGAATCGCTCTCCGTCGACCAGTTCGAGACCGTCCCCGTTTGCAGGGCCAAGGCCGGGGATCTCTCCGAATTAGGGCTCCCTTTCGCCGAG
- the LOC109713079 gene encoding uncharacterized protein LOC109713079 isoform X1 yields MAKPLLPLTSLLLLLLPFLSNPSAAVVAGTANDVLPKFGLPPGLLPNTVASYSLSADGDFVVELEAPCYVQFSDLVYYEKTIKGKLSYGAISDLSGIQAKKLFVWLSVTGIVAHPDSRSIEFQVGFISESLSVDQFETVPVCRAKAGDLSELGLPFAELIAKRQGYDALLDLLA; encoded by the exons ATGGCGAAACCCCTCCTTCCCCtcacctccctcctcctcctcctcctcccgttCCTCTCCAATCCCTCCGCCGCCGTGGTCGCCGGCACCGCGAACGACGTGCTCCCCAAGTTCGGGCTCCCCCCCGGCCTCCTCCCCAACACCGTCGCGAGCTACTCCCTCTCCGCCGACGGCGACTTCGTCGTGGAGCTCGAGGCCCCCTGCTACGTCCAGTTCTCCGACCTCGTCTACTACGAGAAAACGATCAAGGGGAAGCTCTCGTACGGCGCCATCTCCGACCTCTCCGGGATCCAGGCGAAGAAGCTCTTCGTTTGGCTCTCCGTCACCGGGATCGTCGCCCACCCCGATTCCCGGAGCATCGAGTTCCAGGTGGGGTTCATTTCCGAATCGCTCTCCGTCGACCAGTTCGAGACCGTCCCCGTTTGCAGGGCCAAGGCCGGGGATCTCTCCGAATTAGGGCTCCCTTTCGCCGAG TTAATCGCAAAACGACAGGGATATGACGCACTTTTGGACCTACTCGCTTAA